Proteins encoded within one genomic window of Spirulina major PCC 6313:
- a CDS encoding J domain-containing protein, translating to MARRKAKTKRSVPTSSSSGPALALSSFHEQLAALNADRAWLLKQIRRKRTELDNFINEMRSLITEMFERSAEPRAKLEALDEEIHSLFTELFTTRKFGKQSLTKIQRLYRSLQWQGVLSERAIPGQGDDDADPFGNPFADFEGMFDDDDDSQGFDPSGAETGARSPSARDAAPENQREMRQTFLRLAAKYHPDRATDQDTHSQNTEIMKEINRAYQDGDFARLLELEQQSFEDTVTAVEQGDDVERTCEKLRQENQNLRNQYEGIKAELRHLRNHTHEGEMVTVYRQAKRQHIDMFEQMIEEAEAEIDGLTIVRDFVRDFRDRKITIKRFLQGPRAADGPLTPEMMAQLMEEQLGIIIDPSQFY from the coding sequence AATGCCGATCGCGCTTGGCTGTTGAAGCAGATTCGCCGCAAGCGCACCGAACTGGATAATTTTATTAACGAGATGCGATCGCTGATCACCGAAATGTTTGAGCGATCCGCCGAACCGAGGGCAAAACTGGAAGCCCTCGACGAGGAGATTCACAGCCTGTTTACGGAGCTGTTCACCACGCGCAAATTTGGCAAACAGAGCTTAACTAAGATTCAACGCCTCTACCGATCGCTGCAATGGCAAGGGGTGCTGAGTGAGCGAGCGATTCCCGGCCAAGGGGACGACGATGCAGATCCATTTGGTAATCCGTTTGCGGACTTTGAGGGAATGTTTGACGATGACGACGATTCCCAGGGGTTTGACCCATCGGGAGCCGAAACCGGGGCGCGATCGCCCTCCGCACGGGATGCCGCCCCCGAAAATCAGCGCGAAATGCGCCAAACCTTTCTCCGCCTCGCCGCCAAATATCACCCCGATCGCGCCACCGATCAAGACACCCACAGCCAAAACACCGAAATCATGAAGGAAATCAACCGCGCCTATCAGGACGGAGATTTTGCGCGGCTGCTCGAATTGGAGCAGCAGAGTTTTGAGGACACTGTGACAGCGGTGGAACAGGGGGATGATGTGGAGCGCACCTGTGAAAAATTGCGCCAGGAAAATCAAAACCTGCGGAACCAATACGAGGGGATTAAGGCGGAATTGCGGCATTTGCGCAATCATACCCACGAAGGCGAAATGGTGACGGTCTACCGTCAGGCGAAGCGGCAACACATTGATATGTTTGAGCAGATGATCGAGGAGGCGGAGGCGGAGATCGACGGTTTAACAATAGTTCGGGATTTTGTCCGGGATTTTCGCGATCGCAAAATAACCATCAAACGATTTCTCCAAGGGCCGAGAGCAGCGGACGGCCCCCTCACCCCAGAAATGATGGCCCAACTCATGGAAGAGCAACTGGGCATCATCATCGATCCATCACAATTCTATTGA